A window of the Streptomyces albireticuli genome harbors these coding sequences:
- a CDS encoding amidohydrolase, translating to MLTEDLLKTITTFYLGLHAHPELSGEEERTAAGFADLLAAEGYRVTTGVGGHGVVGVLENGEGPLVMIRAELDALPVEERTGLPYASRVTAPVPVMHACGHDLHLAAAAGAAGVLARDRGRWRGTLMVVGQPAEETLSGARAMLDDGLYARFGRPDAVLAQHAAPLPAGMVAHGAGPVTAGGVTLRAVIHGRGGHAAVPHLAVDPVVTAAATVLRLQGVVAAATAPAEQVVLTVGELRAGDRANVVPDRAELGLTVRGFSEDALDRVCAAVRRVVRAECAASDCPEPPEITVVNRSPVNLPDPGLTATVRAAHVAAFGAPRVAGWPPAMATEDFPLFAADGVPTAYWMLGTAGPRAWAAAPGTSAAEKLAALPPNHSPLFAPDVRIALPTGVTALVTGVLCRLSG from the coding sequence GTGCTCACCGAAGACCTGCTCAAGACGATCACCACGTTCTATCTCGGCCTGCACGCCCACCCCGAGCTGTCCGGGGAGGAGGAGCGGACGGCCGCCGGGTTCGCGGACCTGCTGGCGGCGGAGGGCTACCGGGTGACGACCGGTGTCGGCGGCCACGGTGTGGTCGGCGTGCTGGAGAACGGCGAGGGCCCGCTGGTCATGATCCGCGCCGAGCTCGACGCCCTGCCCGTCGAGGAGCGCACCGGGCTGCCGTACGCGAGCCGGGTGACCGCGCCGGTGCCCGTCATGCACGCCTGCGGCCACGACCTCCACCTGGCCGCCGCGGCGGGCGCGGCGGGCGTGCTGGCCCGGGACAGGGGGCGGTGGCGGGGCACGCTGATGGTCGTCGGCCAGCCCGCAGAGGAGACCCTGAGCGGGGCGCGGGCCATGCTCGACGACGGCCTCTACGCGCGCTTCGGGCGCCCGGACGCGGTGCTGGCCCAGCACGCCGCGCCGCTTCCCGCGGGCATGGTCGCCCACGGCGCGGGCCCCGTCACGGCGGGCGGCGTCACCCTCCGGGCCGTGATCCACGGGCGCGGCGGGCACGCGGCCGTGCCGCATCTGGCGGTCGACCCGGTCGTGACCGCCGCCGCCACGGTGCTCCGGCTCCAGGGCGTGGTCGCCGCCGCGACGGCGCCGGCGGAGCAGGTCGTCCTCACCGTGGGCGAACTGCGCGCGGGCGACCGGGCCAACGTCGTGCCCGACCGCGCCGAACTGGGGCTGACCGTGCGCGGCTTCTCCGAGGACGCGCTCGACCGGGTCTGCGCGGCGGTGCGCCGGGTCGTACGGGCGGAGTGCGCCGCCTCGGACTGCCCCGAGCCGCCGGAGATCACCGTCGTGAACCGCTCCCCCGTCAACCTCCCGGACCCCGGCCTGACCGCCACCGTGCGCGCGGCCCATGTGGCGGCCTTCGGCGCGCCCCGGGTCGCGGGGTGGCCGCCGGCCATGGCCACGGAGGACTTCCCGCTGTTCGCTGCGGACGGGGTGCCGACGGCGTACTGGATGCTCGGCACGGCCGGCCCCCGCGCGTGGGCGGCGGCCCCGGGGACGTCCGCGGCGGAGAAACTCGCCGCGCTGCCGCCGAACCACTCACCGCTCTTCGCCCCGGACGTGCGGATCGCGCTGCCGACGGGGGTGACGGCGCTGGTGACGGGGGTTCTGTGCCGGCTGTCCGGCTGA
- a CDS encoding thiazolylpeptide-type bacteriocin produces MAQKTELASLAQEILELESETFEISDYSDASEVVLAGSTSSSSTSTCSSTTSTTSCSA; encoded by the coding sequence ATGGCCCAGAAGACGGAACTCGCCTCCCTCGCCCAGGAGATCCTGGAGCTGGAGTCGGAGACCTTCGAGATCAGCGACTACTCGGACGCCAGCGAGGTGGTCCTCGCCGGTTCCACCAGCTCCAGCTCCACGAGCACCTGCTCCAGCACCACCAGCACCACCAGCTGCTCCGCCTGA
- a CDS encoding TOMM precursor leader peptide-binding protein, with the protein MSTVTTGSPMAGASALLQRALTERFHAAPRPAGAAEPLVVPVGAADAFRPGEDPYAALRARATVHLTAQAVLIGPWGTTDEATAACGNCLARRWQRLRSRSERDALEVGRRMTAAGPWPVLPEYAVDTVWAVYEAVLLGGRPAGAGRPAGEWHTAADLPLPQVSRVDLATLRITTLPLLTEPLCPACAPAPAPRERLRLVPRPKPGADAARLRPAGSYPLPRGALANPVCGALGEGTWLNVASPTTSPVAGSVFVRTYAGLSDVTWSGQANSFESSRTLAFLEGLERYAGIHRRHGGAPVVAAYDDVRAEAVDPRACGTYAPETYRDDPMVAPFDPAREIPWVRGYSLRDDRTVLVPARTVYYGAGVDSDNFVFESSNGCATGSCLEEAVLFGLLELIERDAFLLGWYGRARLTGIDLASCRGGAVRAMADRAALQGYDVRAFDNRVDLAVPVVTALAVRRDGGPGTLSFAAGARLDPEEAVEAALSEVLTYLPHLDRQVAEHRADLEEMAEDFSKVRHLTHHARLYGLPRMARHAREYLEPAAVRPMDELYAGWRERRPATGDLLDDVLLCRDELTAAGFDVIVVDQTSPEQERMGLRTVSTVVPGLVPIDFGWDRQRVLGMPRLRTAFRRAGLRDTDLTVAELRRVPHPFP; encoded by the coding sequence ATGAGCACGGTCACCACAGGGTCCCCCATGGCCGGGGCGAGCGCGCTCCTCCAGCGGGCGCTCACCGAGCGCTTCCACGCCGCTCCCCGGCCCGCGGGCGCGGCGGAGCCCCTGGTCGTGCCGGTGGGCGCGGCCGACGCGTTCCGCCCCGGCGAGGACCCGTACGCCGCGCTCCGCGCCCGCGCCACCGTGCACCTCACCGCGCAGGCGGTGCTGATCGGCCCCTGGGGCACCACCGACGAGGCGACCGCGGCCTGCGGCAACTGCCTCGCCAGGCGCTGGCAGCGGCTGCGCTCGCGCTCCGAGCGCGACGCGCTGGAGGTGGGTCGCCGTATGACGGCGGCCGGGCCGTGGCCCGTCCTGCCGGAGTACGCCGTCGACACGGTCTGGGCCGTGTACGAGGCGGTCCTGCTCGGCGGCCGGCCGGCGGGCGCGGGCCGGCCCGCGGGCGAGTGGCACACCGCCGCGGACCTCCCGCTGCCCCAGGTGTCCCGGGTCGACCTGGCCACCCTGCGGATCACCACGCTGCCGCTGCTCACGGAGCCGTTGTGCCCCGCGTGCGCACCGGCGCCGGCGCCCCGGGAGCGGCTGAGGCTCGTCCCCCGGCCCAAGCCCGGCGCGGACGCCGCCCGGCTCCGCCCGGCCGGCTCGTACCCCTTGCCCCGGGGCGCGCTAGCCAACCCGGTCTGCGGCGCGCTCGGCGAGGGCACCTGGCTCAACGTCGCCTCGCCCACGACCTCCCCCGTCGCGGGCAGCGTCTTCGTGCGCACCTACGCGGGCCTGTCCGACGTCACCTGGAGCGGCCAGGCCAACTCCTTCGAGTCCAGCCGGACACTGGCCTTCCTGGAGGGGCTCGAACGCTACGCGGGCATCCACCGCCGGCACGGCGGCGCGCCCGTGGTGGCGGCCTACGACGACGTCCGCGCGGAGGCGGTCGACCCGCGCGCGTGCGGTACGTACGCCCCGGAGACCTACCGCGACGACCCGATGGTGGCCCCGTTCGACCCCGCGCGGGAGATCCCGTGGGTGCGGGGGTACTCCCTGCGCGACGACCGCACGGTGCTGGTCCCGGCCCGGACGGTCTACTACGGCGCGGGCGTGGACAGCGACAACTTCGTCTTCGAGAGCTCCAACGGCTGCGCGACCGGCAGTTGTCTGGAGGAGGCCGTCCTCTTCGGCCTGCTGGAGCTGATCGAGCGGGACGCGTTCCTGCTCGGCTGGTACGGCCGGGCCCGGCTCACCGGCATCGACCTGGCGTCCTGCCGGGGCGGCGCGGTGCGGGCGATGGCCGACCGGGCGGCGCTCCAGGGGTACGACGTCCGCGCCTTCGACAACCGCGTCGATCTGGCGGTCCCCGTCGTCACCGCGCTCGCCGTGCGGCGCGACGGCGGTCCGGGCACGCTGTCCTTCGCGGCGGGCGCGCGGCTCGACCCGGAGGAGGCCGTCGAGGCGGCGCTGTCGGAGGTGCTCACGTACCTCCCGCACCTGGACCGCCAGGTGGCGGAGCACCGGGCCGACCTGGAGGAGATGGCCGAGGACTTCTCGAAGGTCCGTCACCTCACCCACCACGCCAGGCTCTACGGGCTGCCGCGGATGGCCCGGCACGCGCGGGAGTACCTGGAGCCGGCGGCGGTGCGTCCGATGGACGAGCTGTACGCCGGCTGGCGGGAGCGGCGCCCGGCCACGGGGGACCTCCTCGACGACGTCCTGCTGTGCCGGGACGAGCTGACGGCCGCCGGGTTCGACGTGATCGTCGTCGACCAGACCTCGCCGGAGCAGGAGCGCATGGGGCTGCGCACCGTCTCGACGGTCGTCCCCGGGCTGGTCCCGATCGACTTCGGCTGGGACCGGCAGCGGGTGCTGGGCATGCCCCGGCTGCGGACGGCGTTCCGGCGCGCCGGCCTGCGGGACACCGACCTGACGGTCGCTGAGCTGCGCCGGGTGCCGCACCCCTTCCCCTGA
- a CDS encoding ABC transporter permease yields MSAYGALTAASYRASVRDRTTVFFTFAFPLIFLVVFGLIFRGKTVEESGRGYIDYIAPGVLSWGVGNAAVFGVAFTLMQWRRDDLLRLVRMTPTPLTSVLASRYVIALVIGAVQAALFIGVALLPPFGLRVDATWPLALPVLVCGITAFLAIGMVIGSRADTPEAVAAVANCVMVPMAFLSGSFYPLDAMPSWLQSVSKVLPLGYLNDGISKAVSGRADLASTAVACGGLAVFALVFGVLALKTFRWSNES; encoded by the coding sequence ATGAGCGCGTACGGCGCACTGACCGCCGCGAGTTACCGCGCCTCGGTCAGGGACAGGACCACCGTCTTCTTCACCTTCGCCTTCCCCCTCATCTTCCTGGTCGTCTTCGGCCTGATCTTCCGCGGCAAGACGGTGGAGGAGAGCGGGCGCGGCTACATCGACTACATCGCCCCGGGCGTGCTGTCCTGGGGCGTCGGCAACGCCGCCGTCTTCGGGGTGGCGTTCACGCTGATGCAGTGGCGGCGCGACGACCTGCTGCGGCTCGTCCGGATGACGCCCACGCCGCTCACGTCCGTGCTCGCGTCGCGGTACGTCATCGCCCTGGTCATCGGGGCGGTGCAGGCGGCGCTGTTCATCGGGGTCGCGCTGCTGCCGCCGTTCGGCCTGCGGGTGGACGCCACCTGGCCGCTGGCGCTGCCGGTGCTGGTGTGCGGCATCACGGCGTTCCTCGCCATCGGCATGGTGATCGGGTCGCGGGCGGACACCCCCGAGGCGGTGGCGGCGGTCGCCAACTGCGTCATGGTGCCGATGGCCTTCCTGTCCGGCTCGTTCTACCCGCTCGACGCGATGCCGTCGTGGCTCCAGTCGGTGTCCAAGGTGCTGCCCCTGGGCTATCTCAACGACGGGATATCGAAGGCGGTCTCCGGGCGCGCCGACCTCGCGTCGACGGCCGTCGCCTGCGGTGGCCTCGCCGTGTTCGCCCTCGTCTTCGGCGTCCTCGCGCTCAAGACCTTCCGCTGGAGCAACGAGTCATGA
- a CDS encoding ABC transporter ATP-binding protein codes for MTQKKPTGQAAGPALVLEGVRKRYGDKQALDGITLTVERGEFFGVLGPNGAGKTTLVEIMEGLRRADSGSLSVLGASPWPRNMALLPRVGVQTQSSAFFTRLTAREHLATVAALYGADPAGVERTLSLVGLAEQGGVRVDVLSGGQRQRLAIASALVHEPELIFLDEPTAALDPQARRALWQVLRGLKGAGRTIVYTTHHLDEAEALCDRVAIVVAGSVVALDSPGKLVGAAKAPTRLLVPADRITVERARAFEGVDRAVAEGGSVVIETRAAGPVLAALGEAVGLDGVRTRTATLEDVYLELTGELTGSERHA; via the coding sequence ATGACACAGAAGAAGCCGACCGGACAGGCGGCGGGGCCCGCGCTGGTGCTGGAGGGGGTGCGCAAGCGCTACGGGGACAAACAGGCCCTGGACGGCATCACCCTGACCGTGGAGCGCGGCGAGTTCTTCGGCGTGCTCGGCCCCAACGGCGCGGGCAAGACGACCCTCGTGGAGATCATGGAGGGGCTGCGCCGGGCCGACTCCGGCTCGCTGTCCGTCCTGGGCGCCTCCCCGTGGCCACGGAACATGGCGCTCCTGCCGCGCGTCGGGGTGCAGACCCAGAGCTCCGCGTTCTTCACCCGGCTGACGGCGCGGGAGCACCTGGCGACGGTCGCGGCGCTCTACGGCGCCGACCCGGCCGGGGTGGAGCGCACCCTGTCGCTCGTAGGACTGGCCGAACAGGGCGGCGTCCGGGTCGACGTGCTCTCGGGCGGGCAGCGGCAACGGCTCGCGATCGCCTCCGCGCTGGTCCACGAACCCGAGCTGATCTTCCTCGACGAGCCGACCGCGGCCCTCGACCCGCAGGCCCGCCGGGCCCTGTGGCAGGTGCTGCGCGGGCTGAAGGGCGCCGGGCGCACCATCGTCTACACCACCCACCACCTGGACGAGGCGGAGGCGCTCTGCGACCGGGTGGCGATCGTCGTCGCCGGTTCCGTGGTGGCCCTGGACAGCCCGGGGAAGCTGGTCGGCGCGGCGAAGGCGCCGACGCGGCTGCTGGTGCCGGCGGACCGGATCACGGTGGAGCGGGCCCGGGCGTTCGAGGGCGTCGACCGGGCCGTCGCCGAGGGCGGCTCGGTCGTCATCGAGACCCGGGCGGCGGGCCCGGTGCTGGCCGCGCTCGGTGAGGCCGTGGGCCTCGACGGCGTCCGGACGCGCACCGCGACCCTTGAGGACGTCTATCTGGAACTCACCGGTGAGCTCACCGGATCGGAGCGGCACGCATGA